A window of Paraburkholderia bryophila contains these coding sequences:
- a CDS encoding LacI family DNA-binding transcriptional regulator, protein MSEPLPGVDANFAARARIPDIARAAGVSTATVDRVLNGRENVRAVTAQRVLQAAAQLGYLLTPNAPAVTASKPMRIAFLLPAGTNRYLHMLGDYIDFAHDQWNALDMKCRVHYVESFNPKELADRLLHYGQRADGVVFMALEHPQVRDAVNTLADQGVPAITLISDLSNARRLAYVGIDNRSAGRTAALLLGRFMGPRPSGKIAMLAGSLNYRGHEEREIGFLHLIESTFPQVRVIGLREGHDDSERNYMQTRKLLEQHPDLAGIYNSGGGSDGVARAIVEARSEQKILFVGHGLTPDTRALLIDGTMDALITQTPQSMVGNCLRIFRNVREKREAMHDVKPVQFSIVLRENLP, encoded by the coding sequence ATGTCCGAACCACTTCCTGGCGTTGACGCTAACTTCGCCGCACGCGCGCGCATTCCCGATATCGCGCGTGCCGCCGGGGTCTCCACCGCCACGGTGGATCGCGTGCTGAACGGTCGCGAGAACGTGCGCGCCGTCACTGCGCAACGTGTGCTGCAAGCGGCCGCGCAACTCGGCTATCTGCTCACGCCCAATGCGCCCGCCGTCACGGCATCGAAGCCCATGCGAATAGCGTTTCTGCTGCCCGCCGGCACCAATCGTTACCTGCACATGCTCGGCGACTACATCGACTTCGCGCACGATCAGTGGAACGCGCTCGATATGAAATGCCGAGTGCACTATGTGGAGAGTTTTAATCCGAAGGAACTGGCCGACCGTCTGTTGCATTACGGACAGCGCGCGGATGGCGTGGTGTTCATGGCGCTCGAACATCCGCAGGTGCGCGACGCAGTGAATACGCTCGCGGATCAGGGCGTGCCTGCCATCACGCTGATTTCGGATTTATCGAACGCGCGACGACTGGCTTATGTGGGTATCGACAACCGCTCGGCCGGGCGCACCGCGGCGCTGTTGCTGGGGCGTTTCATGGGGCCGAGACCGAGCGGCAAGATCGCGATGCTCGCGGGCAGTCTCAACTATCGCGGGCACGAAGAGCGCGAGATCGGCTTTCTGCATCTGATCGAATCGACGTTTCCTCAGGTACGCGTGATCGGACTGCGTGAGGGACACGACGATAGCGAGCGCAACTATATGCAGACGCGCAAGCTGCTGGAGCAGCATCCCGATCTCGCGGGCATTTATAACAGCGGCGGTGGGTCGGACGGCGTCGCGCGTGCGATTGTCGAAGCGCGTTCTGAACAGAAGATTCTGTTCGTCGGTCATGGCTTGACGCCGGATACGCGCGCGTTGTTGATCGATGGGACGATGGACGCGTTGATTACGCAAACCCCGCAGTCGATGGTGGGGAATTGTCTGCGGATTTTCCGCAACGTACGAGAGAAACGCGAGGCGATGCACGACGTGAAGCCGGTGCAATTCAGTATTGTTCTGCGGGAGAACTTGCCTTGA
- a CDS encoding Lrp/AsnC family transcriptional regulator produces the protein MTTRNRPLDNQDRKIMRELQKNARLSNAELAELVGMSTTACWNRTRQLETEGYIRGYVALLDQQKLGFADVVLLEVTLDRHDDDALARFGAELATLSEVLEAYLVSGDYDYLVKVAVDGTAGYERFLREKLYKIAGIRHSRSMFALRCMKSIPSIAV, from the coding sequence ATGACAACCCGAAATCGCCCACTCGACAACCAGGATCGCAAGATCATGCGCGAGTTGCAAAAAAACGCGCGTCTGAGCAACGCGGAACTGGCCGAGCTGGTCGGCATGTCGACCACCGCGTGCTGGAATCGCACGCGTCAGTTGGAAACGGAGGGGTACATCCGCGGCTATGTCGCTTTGCTCGATCAGCAAAAGCTCGGTTTCGCAGATGTGGTGTTGCTGGAAGTCACGCTCGACCGTCACGACGACGACGCCCTCGCCCGCTTCGGCGCCGAACTCGCGACGCTATCGGAAGTGCTCGAGGCGTATCTGGTGTCGGGCGACTACGACTATCTGGTCAAGGTGGCGGTGGACGGCACCGCGGGTTACGAGCGCTTTCTGCGCGAGAAGCTCTACAAGATTGCCGGCATCCGGCATAGCCGTTCGATGTTCGCGCTGCGCTGCATGAAGAGCATTCCGTCGATTGCGGTGTAG
- a CDS encoding TauD/TfdA family dioxygenase → MSNDIREAPAEIQLADTVFQRGRTRLPVMNAPADASDILDRGWHASIQKHLARDGGVLLRGFADMSIERFHEFAKSFGSPLLSYEFGSTPRSEVTKGVYSSTDYPAHQWIPQHNEQAYTTNWPMKIWFYCDIAPGDRGETPVADARAVYQGIDPALREHFASRKLMYVRNYGGGLDLSWQQVFNTEDTAVAEAYCRAHQIEWEWKEDGDLRTRQICQAVARHPRTGEDVWFNQAHLFHVSSLEDATREALLDLVEEEDLPRNVYYGDGTPIADAELDSVRAVYDAHRLDFAWQRGDVMMLDNMLLTHGRAPFSGPRRIVVAMAEAHGA, encoded by the coding sequence ATGTCGAATGACATCCGGGAAGCACCCGCTGAGATCCAGCTCGCCGATACCGTGTTCCAGAGAGGCCGCACGCGTTTGCCGGTCATGAACGCACCCGCCGACGCCAGCGACATTCTCGATCGCGGCTGGCACGCTTCAATCCAAAAGCATCTCGCCCGCGACGGCGGTGTGTTGCTGCGCGGATTCGCCGACATGAGCATCGAACGCTTTCACGAATTCGCCAAGAGCTTCGGCTCGCCGCTGCTGTCGTACGAGTTCGGTTCGACGCCGCGCAGCGAAGTGACGAAGGGTGTCTATTCGTCGACCGACTATCCCGCGCATCAGTGGATTCCGCAGCACAACGAGCAGGCGTACACGACGAACTGGCCGATGAAGATCTGGTTCTACTGCGACATCGCGCCTGGCGATCGCGGCGAGACGCCGGTGGCCGATGCGCGTGCCGTGTATCAGGGTATCGATCCCGCACTGCGCGAACACTTCGCGAGTCGCAAGCTGATGTACGTGCGCAACTACGGCGGTGGACTCGATCTGTCGTGGCAGCAGGTCTTCAACACCGAAGACACGGCGGTCGCCGAAGCCTATTGCCGCGCGCATCAGATCGAATGGGAGTGGAAAGAGGACGGCGATCTGCGCACCCGGCAGATTTGCCAGGCGGTCGCGCGGCATCCGCGTACTGGCGAGGACGTGTGGTTCAACCAGGCGCATCTGTTCCACGTGTCGTCGCTGGAAGACGCGACGCGCGAAGCGCTGCTCGACCTCGTCGAAGAAGAAGATTTGCCGCGCAATGTGTACTACGGCGACGGCACGCCGATCGCCGACGCCGAGCTCGATAGCGTGCGCGCGGTGTACGACGCGCATCGACTCGATTTCGCGTGGCAACGCGGCGACGTGATGATGCTCGACAACATGCTGCTGACGCACGGCCGCGCGCCGTTTTCGGGGCCGCGGAGAATCGTCGTGGCGATGGCGGAAGCGCACGGCGCGTGA
- a CDS encoding YbfB/YjiJ family MFS transporter, protein MPTKSLDAAVPATDSEAAHRLPTLMLAAALSLGSAIALGLARFAYALLLPSMKLDLGWSFAQAGAMNTANALGYLLGALAFPPLARRWSSGVLFGVGCAATTLLVAVSGLLADTHSLLALRVITGATSAAIFISGGVLAARLASARPHDAGLVLGLYYGGTGWGIVASSVLVPLTIVNVAHGWQFAWFALAVACAAFAAVAIQAARKIERVHPAAHPATRATANAEAPRWPRFSLALAGYGLFGVGYIGYMTFIVALLRNAGMSAVVVTGFYLLLGVATVMSARVWSSLLDRMRGGQALAVLNALLAIATLLPALFTQPWVAFVSGVLFGATFLSAVASTTAFVRHNLPASHWAKGISAFTIVFAFGQIVGPMVIGWVSDGAGLARGLVYSALLLAAGAVLAACQKPLRATIK, encoded by the coding sequence ATGCCGACAAAATCACTCGACGCCGCCGTGCCCGCCACGGACTCCGAAGCGGCGCACCGTCTCCCGACCCTGATGCTTGCCGCCGCGCTCTCGCTAGGCAGCGCGATCGCGTTGGGACTCGCGCGCTTCGCTTACGCGCTGCTATTGCCGTCGATGAAGCTCGACCTCGGCTGGAGCTTCGCGCAGGCCGGCGCGATGAACACCGCCAACGCACTGGGCTATCTGCTCGGCGCGCTGGCATTCCCGCCGCTCGCGCGTCGCTGGTCGTCGGGTGTCTTGTTTGGTGTCGGCTGCGCGGCCACGACCCTGCTCGTGGCCGTCAGCGGCCTGCTCGCGGACACGCATTCGCTGCTTGCGTTGCGGGTGATCACCGGGGCGACCAGCGCGGCGATTTTCATCAGCGGCGGCGTGCTGGCGGCGCGCCTGGCGTCGGCGAGACCGCATGACGCCGGCCTCGTGCTCGGGCTGTATTACGGCGGCACGGGATGGGGCATCGTGGCGTCGTCGGTGCTGGTGCCGCTGACGATCGTCAACGTTGCGCACGGCTGGCAGTTCGCGTGGTTCGCGCTGGCCGTCGCGTGTGCGGCGTTCGCCGCCGTGGCGATTCAGGCGGCGCGCAAGATCGAGCGCGTGCATCCCGCCGCCCATCCGGCGACGCGCGCAACCGCGAACGCCGAGGCGCCGCGTTGGCCGCGTTTCAGCCTCGCATTGGCGGGCTATGGCCTGTTCGGCGTCGGTTACATCGGCTATATGACATTCATCGTGGCGCTGCTGCGTAACGCCGGCATGAGCGCGGTCGTCGTCACGGGGTTTTATCTGCTGCTCGGCGTGGCGACGGTGATGTCGGCGCGCGTATGGTCCAGCCTGCTCGACCGTATGCGCGGCGGTCAGGCGCTCGCGGTGCTCAACGCGTTGCTCGCCATCGCCACCTTGCTCCCCGCGCTGTTCACGCAACCGTGGGTGGCGTTCGTGTCCGGCGTGCTGTTCGGCGCGACGTTCCTGTCGGCCGTCGCGTCGACCACCGCGTTCGTGCGCCACAACCTGCCCGCGAGCCACTGGGCCAAAGGCATCAGCGCGTTCACGATCGTCTTCGCGTTCGGGCAGATTGTCGGGCCGATGGTGATCGGCTGGGTCTCGGACGGCGCCGGTCTCGCGCGCGGACTGGTGTATTCCGCACTGCTGCTCGCGGCCGGCGCGGTGCTGGCCGCGTGTCAGAAGCCGTTGCGCGCCACTATCAAATGA